The Octopus bimaculoides isolate UCB-OBI-ISO-001 chromosome 1, ASM119413v2, whole genome shotgun sequence genome contains the following window.
AACTAAAATTAGCACTGAACTCATTGACACCGGAACTACACATGCCCCAACTAGTAGTGGAGTACAAGCTCCACACACCGCACAAAACACATTCATTTCCATGGTAACTGAACTGATTTACTCATCATTATCGCTGGTATTTTCATCGCGATTGTTACCATGATTATCGTCATTATtcttatctactactactactactactactactactactactactactactactactactactactactactactactgctgctgctgctgctgctgctgctgctgctgatgttgctgttgctaatgATGTCGctagaaatactactactactactactactactactactactactactactactactaacattaccacaaacaacaacaataacaaccactcaCTGTAAGAGGAACTACACTTTGTTCCTGCACTTTCTCAGTGCATTAATACCGCTATTAACACTATCTCCACATTAACTTAGACACCATCACATCATCACCAATACACAATCTACTTATTCCCACGACAACAACACAAACCAAATCGCTTAACTCACTCATCTCAGAAGTTTTCTTGAAGACTTGTTCTACATCCAGACTTGGGGGTTAAAATGAAGTTTAAGAGTATGCCGCTTTACTTCCCGCAAAAACAACTATAAATGCAACGTAAATGTACGCTCACTTCTTTCTGACCTggactctttttactctttactcgcttacttgtttcagtcttttgactgtggccatgctggagcaccgcttttagtcgagcaactcgaccccaggacttattctttggaagcctagtacttattctatcggtcacttttgccgaaccgctaggttaagggaacgtaaacacaccaacatcggttgtgaattgatgttggggagacaaacacagacacacatacacacacacacacgcacacacacNNNNNNNNNNNNNNNNNNNNNNNNNNNNNNNNNNNNNNNNNNNNNNNNNNNNNNNNNNNNNNNNNNNNNNNNNNNNNNNNNNNNNNNNNNNNNNNNNNNNNNNNNNNNNNNNNNNNNNNNNNNNNNNNNNNNNNNNNNNNNNNNNNNNNNNNNNNNNNNNNNNNNNNNNNNNNNNNNNNNNNNNNNNNNNNNNNNNNNNNNNNNNNNNNNNNNNNNNNNNNNNNNNNNNNNNNNNNNNNNNNNNNNNNNNNNNNNNNNNNNNNNNNNNNNNNNNNNNNNNNNNNNNNNNNNNNNNNNNNNNNNNNNNNNNNNNNNNNNNNNNNNNNNNNNNNNNNNNNNNNNNNNNNNNNNNNNNNNNNNNNNNNNNNNNNNNNNNNNNNNNNNNNNNNNNNNNNNNNNNNNNNNNNNNNNNNNNNNNNNNNNNNNNNNNNNNNNNNNNNNNNNNNNNNNNNNNNNNNNNNNNNNNNNNNNNNNNNNNNNNNNNNNNNNNNNNNNNNNNNNNNNNNNNNNNNNNNNNNNNNNNNNNNNNNNNNNNNNNNNNNNNNNNNNNNNNNNNNNNNNNNNNNNNNNNNNNNNNNNNNNNNNNNNNNNNNNNNNNNNNNNNNNNNNNNNNNNNNNNNNNNNNNNNNNNNNNNNNNNNNNNNNNNNNNNNNNNNNNNNNNNNNNNNNNNNNNNNNNNNNNNNNNNNNNNNNNNNNNNNNNNNNNNNNNNNNNNNNNNNNNNNNNNNNNNNNNNNNNNNNNNNNNNNNNNNNNNNNNNNNNNNNNNNNNNNNNNNNNNNNNNNNNNNNNNNNNNNNNNNNNNNNNNNNNNNNNNNNNNNNNNNNNNNNNNNNNNNNNNNNNNNNNNNNNNNNNNNNNNNNNNNNNNNNNNNNNNNNNNNNNNNNNNNNNNNNNNNNNNNNNNNNNNNNNNNNNNNNNNNNNNNNNNNNNNNNNNNNNNNNNNNNNNNNNNNNNNNNNNNNNNNNNNNNNNNNNNNNNNNNNNNNNNNNNNNNNNNNNNNNNNNNNNNNNNNNNNNNNNNNNNNNNNNNNNNNNNNNNNNNNNNNNNNNNNNNNNNNNNNNNNNNNNNNNNNNNNNNNNNtatatatatatatatatatatatatgtatgtatgtatgtgtgtatgtatctgtatccAGGTATTGGCATGCATAATTAATATTACTATATCTCATTTGATGAATATGTAGTGTTCGTAAATTTTAATTAACCAATccaatgtaaatttgtaaattattGTACTAAATGTTCTTACCCCTTTTTACACTGCCCTTATACCTTCTTTACtcattattatattcaaattattattaataatatttacgtATACTTGGTGAGCAGACAATATCATTAGCCCGAGAGACAAATACGCTATGCGGCATTTtggccgtctttacgttctgagttcaaattgtgccatgATCTAATTTGGTTACTATCTTTTGAGGATCTATTGAAGTAAGTAAACAGGAAACCCTGGGCTCGATATCATTTACTAACACCCTGCAACTCACTTACAGGTATTGTTCCTGTAATTGGTATTAATCACGTGTATTAATAATTGTATCGGACGAGgcgtatataaaatacaattatcaaCAATGTCCAGAAGTTctcttatttcaaaatatttttcgtgGCACCGGAATGATTCATGCGTTCATTTAATATCTTCCACAGTTTGTAAAAAATTTCGGtataaggtatatggtaaaaaactacctttcttttgatgtccttccaaatCTCATCCAAGGAATCAATAATCATTATATGATAGAGCGAATTATAATAGGTATGTTTTATACCTAATGCATTGACCAGCATACCAGTTACATAAACATCATCGACCCAAAAACGCGGAACTTTTAATGCAATTTTGAGTAAACGGACGGGCATGTCAGGGCTCAAGATATAAGCAGACCCCGAGCAATAAACGTCATAGAGGTTATTAGAATATTCTTCACGTGAAACATACCACTTACTTCTTTTGTCTCTAACGATTGGCATTCCATCCCATGCATTACACAATATAAATTTTTCCCGAGCATACTTGTACTGTTGTAGATATCTCAAATGTTTTACCACTTGAAAAATATCGACTAATATATCATCATCTGTTTTCATTATATATGAGATATTGTGGCAGTTTGTTGCGATCCAGAGCAACGCTGCCATTGCTTTGGAATTTAAGTTTCGATATGTATCGATGAATTCACTCTGTAATATGTCATTGTAACGGATAGATTCTAATTTGACCTTATCCATTAGAAGACGGTTGTCGACTACACCCATCACGAATAATAATTTGATTTTCAATTTGCCCAACAGTTTTTTGTTGCCCCATGTTTGTCGTATTGCACTTCGTCGCTTAAAGTTCTTTGGTGCTGCATGAATATAAACAATCATAAAATCATCAGGGACACATATTAAAGAAGGTTTAATGATGTGACGTGAGTAATAAGGCAGTTCTTCTTATGATGAACTGTCCGGAAGGGAATTTTGAACTTTCATCGTCTCATTTTGTTTTGACTGTAAACCACCATTGACTGTTAATGATAAACCATGCACTAATGAATGATCAgttttgttcttatttatattttcatcgaTTGTGATATTCTTATCTATGGCATTATTACTCATTTTTCCCATTTCAAACTCCTGCCGATCCCGCCTCGAAAGCCATGGAACCTTAAATTCTTTCATCGTACAAGATGGGAGAAGAAGAACGTAAATTGAAGTGATGGTTAGGAAGAGGAGAAATATGCGGAATATTCTGGATCGGCGCGGGAATATTACTGCCattgttcattatatatacagcCTTTGTTTAGAAAGGTGCACTCAAATACCAATTTGatcagtaataagaaaatgaaaaatttattagcgaaacaaaaatcaaattaatattcggGATTgtaggtataaatacatatatgcttatatattcacatatatatgcgtgcaggcgtatatgcatctatacatataggcatacatatatatttttttgaaattggCGCAAGTTCGAAGTCGCTCCcaaccatatgtatatgtatatatgtacgtttgtgtatgtgtgtgtacatgtgtgcatgcagatatgtatgtatacgtatgtatggtaCAACTGACAGTTAATGTATTCCattcaaagagaaatatatactaCACTGCGTAAGAAATTCCATTTTTGTCTATTGAATTATATTAAACAGTTCGAGGTAATTCGCATTGGCATGCTCTTTCAGTTCCTGATGTTGTTTAGGCTTcactaaaaataaatacacattgtATCGAGTACCCAAATTTCGAAACTGCGACGACCTGTGCTGCATTCATGTGAAATCCCTATTCCACATGTCAATTCTAGATTTAGTTCAAGATGTTCCAGGGAATATTGTTATGCTCTCTGAAGAGTGTGACACTGATTTTGATCTGGGGGCGTATTTGAAAATCAAAATGACCGGCAAAATGTTTAATCACGCAGTATTGAATGATCTTGTAAGGGATCAAAAGGGTGCGGAAATTTTAGCTTGAAAATTTAGAGAGTAAAATGTGCTTaattcaaacatatacattacattttaTAGAAAAAAGAGAACTTCATAAATAGTTTAGTACAGATGATAGTATATTGCTGCAAAGTACCTGGTTTGTTACTGGAGATGGGGTTTGAGTCATACGATGTAAATGATGGGCATCTGtttttaaaggaaaataattcTCAACTATGTCTTACTGCAAAATGGCATTCTATACGGCTCGATTCCGACTTGGTActcaacaaatataaaagaaattattaacataTAGAAAAGCTTTTATATCTTATCAAATATAGGAAGGTCCACTGGATCGTATGTGTTcaattaaaaattgttaattttctGCTTGGACGACAAGCAGTGTATATTACATATCCCTATTTCCTTTGCTTATGGCACAGCGGGGCCAAggaagaatattatttctaacaaatctgAGCAACAAAAACATCACTTACTCTCGTAGAAAAAACAACGTAATTACTCCAGCTAGGCTCTATCGAACAATATGTAAAAGCTTTAGATACGATCGTCAAGTGTTTCAAATGCATAACTTCAACATTTCCAaatttaaattatgaaaaaaacaagTCGGGAATTTTCGACGGTCCACGAATAAAGGCATCAACGAAAGGTTGCGATTTTCCTAATGCCATGAATGGATGCGAACAAAATGCCTAGTTCTCATTCGTGGACTTGATAGAAAACTTTTAAGGGAAATTAAAGGGCAGATAACTACAAAGTAAtcctaaaaaagaaaacactttcaTTGGACTACAGACTGTTATGTTGCAATATGAGCGTAAATATGTATCTTTTGAATAGTGTTCTTGACCCATTTCCAAGTAATTTAAGCTCTTTAAATGACGACAACAGGAAAGATTCCAACAAGATATCGAAATTTTGGTGCAACGGTATAACGGATGCTGCGATTCCTCTACGATGTCTGATTACTATTTGATAAGAATATTTCATAAGATTGCTTGATAAGTGAGCTGCCATCAACAACCAAATGCGTTAGAAAGTCTTATGAACGAAAATTTTTACCGGACTAAAAACTGGTTGGTGACACATTTTCCCACTTtgtatggatattttatcctgttTTTGCTGTTCTATCAGCTTTTGTGCGTTTGAAATATATTATCTTATTTTCATCTCACAATAAACATTTCAGCGCTTCTAAGGCAAACAGTTCTCTAATGTCGCTATTTATGAGATCAGTCACCCTATGTGAATTTGAAAAGTATATATCTCTAACAAGAATTTAGTTGCGCCATTTCTATCGAAGCTGTTATTCTGTTCTCATGAAATGAAATATCCCAAGACACATCGGTACACAGATATCACTGTGGTGACACTaaactcccttgttcgaaaatataaggacgcagataGTGCATCGACAGCCAGGTTATaacagtacgtacgtttcgtacaagctccattggagcttgtacgaaacgtacgtactgctataacctattgaagtTTTGTCgtttatcttcaaattttattcaccaaatctcttgattttgtttttggtatttatcctaccaaattctggtgcctcaaacattttaagtaccacatttaatgttttgattaaatctctctctctctctctctgtatatatatatatatatttctggttcTGAAAGGTCTTGCGTTCGAGTACTTTACTTCTATCATAATTTAGTCGTTTGTTCATGGTTAACCTATTAACGgtctttatatcatttttttgttGGTCGAACCTATTCATTCCAAAAATGAATTCCGGAAGAAAAacctaatttatatttcaaaaggattattttttcgttttgttttggaATTAATTAGGCCTCGAAGCAATTTGCAGAATCTTTATAGGATTAATACCAGCTTTGGATTAAAAGATCGTCTACACCAATATGTTTTCCTTTCCTTAAACTTTATTTATCGATTACACAAATTCTGAATATAGAACCGGCGGACATGGATGTTtaacatccctttgaaggatATTGgtccttaattattttatataggaggtacccaaaagtagcCAGGTAATTTCTCAGTGGCACAAACTATTTGTGGTTCAGGCTTCCACCGCTAGAATTCACTAGTTGAAACCCCCAGGCATCAGTCGGCCGATCGGCGTCATCTCCTCTAGTCGTGCAGCTACCGggtgtttctttgttttgcaatgcTTCTCCTCGTTCTTCAATTTTTGCGATGTGGGAATCAAagaaacagcgtgcttccgtgaactTCTGTATTCTGATGTGGAAAACGACGGCTAAAACAGTTGTCATGTTTCACACAGCTTACATCAACgctaccatgagcaaaacacaagtgtacgagtggttttcacgcatTAGGAATATCAACTGTCGCTTGAAACTAACCTAGTTCAGGGCCACTGACGACAATcggacaaataaaaatattaggaAAATTCAAGAATTGATATTGGAAGGGGGTCACcgaaaaattaatgaattttgtgATATGAGTGCTCTGTCCTGGATATCTTGCGAACGGATTTTGTGCGAAGAGTTGCGATTGAAAAGCCTTGCAGCAAGATTTGTGCCTCGATTGTTCAAGGAAGATgaaaaagcagtcacgactgaatgcgtgttgaACTGAAGGAATTGTTGGAAGATGATCCGAACCCTATTTCGAAGGCCTTCACTCGCGCCGTAAACTGGTACTACGGTTACAAACAGGAAACGAAGAAGCAATCCAGTCactggaagcattcaatgtcactaCGCCCCAGAAAAAGTGTGTCTTGTGAAGTCCAGTGCCAAGACGATACTGAATTGTTTCATGGATGCGAAAGGAACTGTCCACACAGAATTCGTTTATCCTGGTCAGACTGTTAATTAGTTATTCTAATTGGCAGTTCTGAAACATTTGGAACACAAACTGAGTCGAAAACGCTGCGACttgtggcaaagtggagagtttggtttcatcacgacaatgcctCTCTGCACAGTGCCTTGAGTGTGATATAGATTTTGACCAAGACTAGCATGACCCGGCTTTCCCACCCTCATTATTCTCCCGATCCTGCTCCCTTGGGATTTTTTTTGTTACCCCGAATGAAAATCTTTAAAGGAAAACTTTTTGCAGATGCCGAAACGATGAAGAAATAACCGAGAGGGGTTAAAAGCATCATTTTATAAGTGTACCACGACTGCTTCCAAAAGTGTAAAACGcctctggaccgatgcattgcttcagatGGAGAATAGTCTGAAGGTGTTAATAGTATGAACATGCAAATCTTAGTGaataaaccaatatttcaaaattccggtttcttttcgGTACCCtgtcgtgtgtgtctgtatatatatatatatatatatatatatatNNNNNNNNNNNNNNNNNNNNNNNNNNNNNNNNNNNNNNNNNNNNNNNNNNNNNNNNNNNNNNNNNNNNNNNNNNNNNNNNNNNNNNNNNNNNNNNNNNNNNNNNNNNNNNNNNNNNNNNNNNNNNNNNNNNNNNNNNNNNNNNNNNNNNNNNNNNNNNNNNNNNNNNNNNNNNNNNNNNNNNNNNNNNNNNNNNNNNNNNNNNNNNNNNNNNNNNNNNNNNNNNNNNNNNNNNNNNNNNNNNNNNNNNNNNNNNNNNNNNNNNNNNNNNNNNNNNNNNNNNNNNNNNNNNNNNNNNNNNNNNNNNNNNNNNNNNNNNNNNNNNNNNNNNNNNNNNNNNNNNNNNNNNNNNNNNNNNNNNNNNNNNNNNNNNNNNNNNNNNNNNNNNNNNNNNNNNNNNNNNNNNNNNNNNNNNNNNNNNNNNNNNNNNNNNNNNNNNNNNNNNNNNNNNNNNNNNNNNNNNNNNNNNNNNNNNNNNNNNNNNNNNNNNNNNNNNNNNNNNNNNNNNNNNNNNNNNNNNNNNNNNNNNNNNNNNNNNNNNNNNNNNNNNNNNNNNNNNNNNNNNNNNNNNNNNNNNNNNNNNNNNNNNNNNNNNNNNNNNNNNNNNNNNNNNNNNNNNNNNNNNNNNNNNNNNNNNNNNNNNNNNNNNNNNNNNNNNNNNNNNNNNNNNNNNNNNNNNNNNNNNNNNNNNNNNNNNNtccttatgtactttgtacttctatatgtaaaccatgttggcaaaataacatagtctgccatggacacctgtgctttggttctttctttctttttcttttcttcctttcttttgtcacttttgctatgaattaaattaatgaattcaacgggatacaccgtctgcaagtagttgggttcagcatattatcctccattttctaattgttacacaaattttgggtaaaacctccacttttacccgctcccattgattgcacctagtatagcactagtgtagcaataattgggcaccctcccagcagtatactggatagatactatcccttagtgggttgtacacccaacccctaactctctcacgttatatatatatatatatatatatatatatgataataataaatacttcaaTGAATAAATACTGTCATGAGAACTCATATGACTAACCAGACCTGCTCTTGTCAAACAACTTCTATTGCAGaacttaaaaacatttttaagcAGAAAAGTGCCTGGGATTGGAATGAAATCCTGTCTACGAAGTGCTCGTGTCACGAGAGATTGTTCAATTCTTTGGGcttcaaatttttaaaatctattgtagatcatttgtttccaaaccgATGGATGTTGCCTCATCTGCTCCCAGTTTCCAACTTTCACCTATATTGGATCTGTTCTCTAGAGCTTGTATTACTTTTGGATTTATCATCAgcctaaagaaaacaaagatcatGTTTTCCCAGCCTTCAGGCCAATCCTATGTGGAACCGAACATTTTCGTCCATGATACAAGATTAGTTGTGGTTGACTCGTTCCTCTAACATGGCAACATTCTCTCTAGAGATGGATCCCTTGATTCTCAAATGAATCCCCAAATTGAAAAAGCCAGCAAAGCATtggtgaggtggggtgggggcatTAAAACCGTGTTTTGCCTGATAGATGTATTACCTTCAAAACCAAGCTTAGTATCTATGACTCTTGCATTTTAAATGACCTCCTGTACGTTTCAGAGACCTGGATGACATATTGGAGTCACATCATGGCTTTAGAAATTATCCTTCAGTTTTGACTAAGGAGGAAACAAGACATCAAATGGAAGTCTTTAACGCCAGACACCGttgttatttatacacacacacacacacacacaaacacacacacactcactcacacacatatgtgtttctgtgtgtgtgtgtgtgtgtgtgtgtgtgtgtgtgtgtgtgtgtgttcaataagGCACTCAGTTGTAAATGATTTAGGTTAACTATATCCAATAATCAGACAGAAATCTATGCAATTACAATACACATGTATGAGATTCCTCATGCATGAGTATTAGACCCAACCGTGATCTAGAAGGACGTCGGGAAATTTAGAGTTTTAgacaacaacaatatgtatagatacaatcacatctttaattgtagaATTCTTCTTACAAACCGACAATTGGTTCTGTGTTattaacatatttagatatagaaaatattaaaattaatatttccgaATATAATTGTCAATCCAACATTTTCAGAGCGATGCAAATTTAGTTAAATCCAAAGTGAACCAGTACACGAACACATTCAAAATGAACGCTAGGAACAAATTTAATCTAGGAAAAACTAGTTTTGTAATCAACTTTTGGTGACGTCAGTGGATaaggaagaaggaaaattaaacataaaaattctAAATTACGACATTTAGAAAAATAGAGATTTTACGTTGCAACAATTAGTTATCTGTTTATTAAAACATAGTAAATCTAGAAAATATATGCGAATTACATATcgtatggaaaacaattataataaaagacaaaatattttaatgcctTCCGAAATTTCTGACATTGAAAATATCccgttaaaataatgaaatatttagaaataattatataataaattgctTCAAAATAAAGATCACATGTAGAAGTGCCAATATTGTACGATGGTGCGTAACTAATAATGGACCACTTTAAATCATATTCAATGTTCCCCTTTAGAAGTCCTGTTTAGGATGGCACTAATTTCCTCCTATGGTGGGAGGGGATCAAGAAACTGCGACCTAAAAATTGCCCTCTCGCATTGCTCCTTGTCATTAGCTGCAAGTGACTGGCAGTAAACATCTGCTCTAGGAAATTAgggaatagaaaacaaaaacaaaaacaaaacacatttatGAGAGAACTCTTCAAGACAACTTGGTTGCCCGTGTCTTGAAGAAGAACAAAACACTTTGGATTAACGGGTCTTTCAGAAACCAATTAGCGAACTACGGTTAATCACAGTAAGTTGATGGTAGTTACACTTTTTTTCAGGACGTGTAAACCTcaggaagtaaagaaagaagcAAATGTTGCGTTTGCTATTGAAAACGATCTCGAGAAACAACTTCAATCGCTGCCTTTTGGCATTAGTGAAAGATTCATGCCAATGCGTAACTGCATTGGCAAAAgtaaatattcaagtattttcaACCATAAACGCAAATGAAATAGTCAAAAAGCTGTTCTAGTCAGATCTACTTAGCCAGTTGAGAGGTAACTCCATCCATGTTAAATTGTTTTCCTTGGTGAATTAA
Protein-coding sequences here:
- the LOC128249754 gene encoding beta-1,3-galactosyltransferase 1-like, encoding MTTVLAVVFHIRIQKFTEARCFFDSHIAKIEERGEALQNKETPAPKNFKRRSAIRQTWGNKKLLGKLKIKLLFVMGVVDNRLLMDKVKLESIRYNDILQSEFIDTYRNLNSKAMAALLWIATNCHNISYIMKTDDDILVDIFQVVKHLRYLQQYKYAREKFILCNAWDGMPIVRDKRSKWYVSREEYSNNLYDVYCSGSAYILSPDMPVRLLKIALKVPRFWVDDVYVTGMLVNALGIKHTYYNSLYHIMIIDSLDEIWKDIKRKVVFYHIPYTEIFYKLWKILNERMNHSGATKNILK